In Leptospira stimsonii, a single window of DNA contains:
- a CDS encoding HEAT repeat domain-containing protein: MLPVAEERKEIPLEQILSELKSQNPQLRAQAILELSNRNHKASLNQIRDLLKSDSNPAVKGTAAIALGTWKDNSSLSEIVRLFKPESGVTPDIVMEAISRMENPSAASSVLPFLQSVDPTLRLIAVDTLVRINARSLGDTILDLAKKNKNPEFSKTYAMALGKLKVRNAESFLIDLAKTTDPSPTLAAAYLALGRISSKNAIPILVKGLASDFDKGSENSMFALIEIKDSSAIKSVVPILRNKNREIRFRAVNVLSEIPSSETGPLTLKILEENDPDSSAPASLVLGKIHFTTARILIEKKLSDSKLPDREVIGQSLGYMGDKKSVPVLLNVLKESNGEGRYGAAWALGILQADDALEDLIVASKSADPKLSSLAVESLGLLRSPKALPTLTSLVENKPNSASIVIPAIASIPGEESRKILETFAKKENVALQQVAISELGKRKDPASLPVLIQILEENQASSSKLLMSSLSSITGKNFYSRNEWLNWYKLNSK, translated from the coding sequence ATGCTTCCGGTTGCGGAAGAAAGAAAAGAAATTCCATTGGAACAAATTTTGAGCGAGCTCAAGTCGCAAAACCCGCAATTGAGAGCTCAAGCTATTTTAGAACTTTCTAATAGAAATCATAAAGCTTCTTTGAATCAAATTCGGGATCTTCTTAAAAGCGATAGCAACCCGGCGGTAAAAGGAACTGCGGCGATCGCTCTGGGAACATGGAAAGATAATTCTTCACTATCGGAAATTGTTCGTCTCTTCAAACCGGAATCGGGTGTAACTCCTGATATCGTAATGGAGGCAATTTCCAGAATGGAAAATCCTTCAGCGGCATCTTCGGTGCTTCCTTTCTTGCAGTCCGTGGATCCAACCCTTCGTTTGATTGCAGTCGATACTCTTGTGAGAATCAATGCGCGATCTTTGGGAGATACGATTCTTGACTTAGCAAAAAAAAACAAGAACCCCGAGTTTTCAAAAACGTATGCGATGGCATTAGGAAAACTGAAAGTTAGGAATGCGGAATCTTTTCTAATCGATCTTGCAAAAACTACGGACCCTTCGCCCACCTTGGCCGCGGCTTATTTGGCTTTAGGGAGAATTTCCAGTAAGAATGCGATTCCTATTTTGGTGAAAGGATTAGCGAGCGACTTCGACAAGGGAAGCGAGAATTCTATGTTTGCCTTGATTGAAATCAAAGATTCTTCCGCGATCAAATCGGTCGTTCCGATTTTAAGAAATAAAAATCGGGAAATTCGATTTCGCGCGGTAAATGTTCTTTCGGAAATTCCTTCCTCTGAAACCGGACCTTTAACTTTGAAAATTTTAGAAGAGAACGATCCGGATTCTTCTGCGCCCGCATCTTTGGTTTTAGGGAAAATTCATTTTACAACGGCCAGAATTTTGATCGAGAAGAAGTTATCGGATTCTAAACTTCCGGATCGGGAAGTGATCGGCCAATCTCTCGGTTATATGGGAGACAAAAAAAGCGTTCCAGTTTTATTGAATGTCTTGAAAGAATCGAATGGGGAAGGTCGTTACGGAGCCGCCTGGGCCTTGGGAATCTTGCAGGCAGACGATGCTTTGGAGGATTTGATCGTCGCTTCCAAATCTGCGGATCCAAAACTTTCTTCCTTGGCAGTGGAGTCTTTAGGATTGCTTCGTTCCCCGAAAGCACTTCCAACTCTGACAAGTTTGGTGGAGAACAAACCCAATTCTGCTTCGATTGTAATCCCTGCGATCGCATCCATTCCAGGAGAAGAATCGCGGAAAATTCTGGAAACCTTCGCTAAAAAGGAAAACGTAGCCCTTCAACAAGTAGCGATCTCCGAATTGGGAAAAAGAAAGGATCCCGCGAGTCTTCCTGTTTTGATCCAA